gattaaaaatgtagtgACTTCACCTATCTGCCGGAAGCCCTTCTGAGAAGCTCTCTGGTTTCTTGACTGGCGGAGGACCCAAACGAGCACTACTGGGCCTTGAATTCCGATTGTTGCTAGAATGGCCCCAAATGCGTCAATTCTGCTAGACTCATTGCCAATGGCAGCTTTTGGTGTTCGTGCTACATACCTGTGCGACACTTCTGAAGGAAGCGAGGGAGCGCCGCCAGTATCTCCGCTTTCCTTGTTGAGAAAATTTTGCGTCCGCTGATGCTCTGTGAAAATGAACGGCGGGCCGATCTTTGCAAGGGAAAACTTGCCTTCTAATTGGAAATTCCCGCTTATGTTGATGCCTTTCATCAAatctggtcgacggacacttacCGCCTTCGTTGTCTGATTCGTCTGTTGGCAAAAAAGGGAAGCAAATTGGGTTTCCAAGAGAATGAGGAAAACATCAACTTCCTCAAGTCATTCCATTCTTACAAGAAAATCAGGTTAATATTAGCATATATTTGCATAATAGGGAATGGACAAATACTACCTCCAATTGTGTTTTTTCGTCTGGGCCCTCTGGCAGAGGAAGATTGAcatgttctggtgggtgtagtGGTCCACGACGATGGAGACGTTTCCCTATCGGCGCCTTTGGCTTTTTTccgttctttttctcttttcttgttgttttcctTGTCCTGAATTTTCTCCTTCTCGTTGCTTTGCGCCTCGTATTTGTCCTTGTCGTGACGCTTGATTTCTTGGTCGCCATCTTTAGGGCTTTCCTGGTGTTCCCGCCGGTGGTTCCTAGTGGATCGCTCTCTTTCGTGGTGGTGTTCTCTCTCGGTTTCTCGACGTTGCCTCTCCTGTTCTCGAGGCGCTTCGGGGTCCTTCTCCAGCCTGGCCTCGCTGTGGTCTGTCGGCTTTTTCTCCTGAAATAAGATTGCATAAATTATTGAGTGCTCAGCATCCTTGGAAAACTTGATTTTTTCAGAAATGTAGAGGATACCTGTCTATCCGGCTGAAATTCCCGTCCTTCCACAATCTCCTGAGGTTTCGAAATACTCTCCTTTGCCTTCACCTCCAGCTTCTCTGGTGCAAGAATCCTCTTCACGGCCTCCTTACTTGACATCTGTGGGCCAAGTTAAGAGACTGCCATGACCATTCCAGTACCTGACaaagatatttgatattttttttctctacatgTTCAAGGGCCGCTGTGGCTTTGACAAACTTTGTTGAGACAGCACTTGGCAATAGCCTGCAGGAGCTCATTGGTCCTCTCAGGTTCATGACCAGCAACGATTTGCGCTGGTCTCACAGTAAGTGGTTCTCCAGTCACTAGTACCACAAGATCTATTGCTTTCTGAAGGAAGGCCATCTTCATCTCTTTGTCCTGCAAAAGAAAAGCATGAACTTTAATTTCCTTTGGAATGTTTTGACGTGTTTTGGCCCTTACCTTTACGCATTCTGACTTCAATTCGTTCTCTTTATACAAGCCCTTCATAAAGCCTGTGGTTCTGATTACCTGAGGATGGACAGATGGTTGTTTTGAACAGTTTTACACAATTAAGTGTTGTAAGCAACTATTACTACTTGCACTATTAGGTGAACTGTAACTTAAAAAGCATGACTGCAATTTCTGTTCAGTTTAAATTTGCAGCATGTCATTTTCCAATCAATAAAAGACATTGGAttcatgtgaggataagtggaaagCAGACTGAATGAATGGAAGTATATTCAGTTACTTAAAGTATTTTGTCCAAGGgttattggacacttttttgtccaaaacaatAGCTCCTCCTATTGGTTATTTCATGTTTAAACAGCATTCAGTCAGTAAAACAAATTTGTATCCATACAAGcacaaaatgcaataaaattgaCCTATTTTTCTTGTGTTAATCTTACCTCAGTGAAGATGTCGTGCAAGTATCGAAACGGTGGTTTGCTGAGTAGCTTTTCAGTAAGAGCCGGTTTCTTTATCACTTTGCCCAACATGCTTTGTGTCTTTTTCAATATTACACAGTTTATAGTGGCCATTGTaccacaaatgtattttttcccaaattgaTTTATGCAAAGATTATTTGATATTTCATAAACGACCAAGGAGGCAGTGGAAATTATTTGTGCGACTTTGTTTCGTCATGTCAACGATAGGTGGCGTCATACTGCATTCGAATATATACGTCACGTTCAACATTGAAGGTGGCATTTTATTCCaatgctaaaaatatatttatattttagtgtagaaaccaaaaatatataaatattttagtgtAGAGTCCACGATGGAAACAGGACGTTCCTGGCTGATGAATTTGATTACATGAGCACGGTAGGTCACCTCTGAAGagtgtaatgtattttttattttatttagttttggaATTTAGTGCTTTTTTTAATCTAACGAATGTGCGCTCCACAAGAGGGCAGCACACGCAGCTTTGTAGATATCAACTACTGTAATTGTCCGTAGAATAAGAAACGGAACTTGAATGCGCCTCCCTGAAGTGCGCAAGCGTGTTAGTAAATAAGACGcgcttgtttgttttgtttgttgttttatttcttattcatcGCGTTGATGAAAACCCCGCTGCAATGAACGCATCTATTGTTAAAAAGACGCAGGACGCACTGGGAAGGGTGATTAAGAAACCACCGCTTACTGAAAAACTGCTCAGCAAACCACCTTTTCGATACCTGCACGACATCTTCACTGAGGTGAGAATGATGCTGTCCTATTTCTAGTCAAAATCTGACGTTTTGTGACGAATCTGCACATTTGACGCACAacatagcagccaatgagaagtagGTTTACTCGCGATCTTCCGATCGCCCCAGCCGGTTTccaattttagtcatttttagtCTGCTAGCATGCAATGTTGATGCtgcaaaatacatttaactAGTATATAGGGGAGCCCTTTTGGGCTGCTTCCGTGCATCATCGCCGAAAGATCCACTGAGAAATGGTGTTTTGGCTTATGTCGTCCCGTTGCCAATGCCGCCGCGCAAACAATGTTGTTGTCAGGCGGTTGTTGATAAATGCTTTAGGAAAAACAACGAGATCATCTGATTTAAAGCTTGATTACAAATTCACCCTCAGTATCATAAAACATTTCTACTATAGGTACTGGGTAGCGATGATTCAAAAATGtggttaaatttgacaattttagaGCAATTTTAGGGTCTTTTTTGAGGGGTGGGGCACCTTTAACCCTTCATATTACTTTAttattataactactttttgtcatctgaaaaaaatataagcaattgttatattacattttttaattatccTTTTAAATACATCTATGAATCAATATAATGCTAATAATCTAATTACAATTGTAATGAATACAAATAGGCactacttttaaattgtgacagCCGTGGTGTTCTTCAGACACGTCGTGTTGTATTTCACTATGCGTGCATGTATATTTGATAAACCACAATGTGTCAGCATTCGCAACTATTGTAACAGAGTCTTATTACTCAATTAAATAAGCCACAGGTgtccaaaaatgactattattcaTGTGTTCTTGTTCTTCTGACTTTCAGATCATCAGAACTACTGGTTTCCTGAAGGGGCTGTATAAAGACAATGAACTGAAGTCAGATAATGTGAAGGTAACCTGGCATATCCTGCTATATTTATTACCACAATTCATTTAGGAGTCAAACCTTGTGATGTACTCCATGTCAACCccacaaattcaaatgaattggacattatgcgctgtcaatggcagcagcttGTGAATGCATGCTGGTTGTATGTCTTAATGTGATACAGTAAGTGTTGACTAGAAACCTAATACAATTCATTGCAATGTGTAAcaactcatcttttttttttttctaggacaAAGATACTAAAATcgcttttcttcaaaaagccaTCGACGTCGTGACGCTTGTCAGCGGCGAGCCTCTTGCTGCAAAGCCGGCACGCATTGTCGCCGGCCACGAGCCTGAAAAGACCAACGAGCTACTGCAGGTTATCGCCAAGTGTTGCCTCAACAAGGTTTGTTCATTATCACCATCTGAAACATCCCATTTGTTAAAAAGTGTGAATTCTGTGGACAAAGTTGAAACTAGTACCTCAGGAAGAACTACAAAGTAATTCAAatgtagttcttttaatccatttataaaaaaaaattaaaataaatctaaatattagatctaaaatggtccggtccaagtgaaatcaagttgacgttaaagcggcccgcgaaccaacccgagtcttatACCCTTGATTCTACAGCTTTCCAGTGAGGAGGCAGTTAAACGAGTACTTTCTGGCGATAAGGTAGATTTGAAAATCAAGCCCACATCTAAGTCTCAAGACAAAGAGAATCGAGAAGGACGTGAACATCAGTCGGCCGAACGAGAGgtaaaaagaaaatccatttcTACTATCTGCGTGTTGTTAAATATTTAATGTCAGCTGACTGACTGTTGActaaatcaggaaaaaaagaggatcGAACGCAGCGGAAGCAGAGAAGACAAGGACCCGGACCATCCCAGAGAGTCGGAGAGACAGCGTCGCGATGGAGAGAGAGACCACCGCCACGACCGGGAGCGTTCCGGCAAGAACCACCGGCGTGAACGGGACAGGAGCCGTGAACGCGCGCCAGACAAGGATAAAGACAAAAGGAGAGGGAAACACATAGACAAGGAGAAGGATAAAGAGCATGAAAGAGAGCAAGACAATAGTCAAGACAGAACGCGAGGACGGGATTCTCAGCGCGACCCTGAAAGAAGCCGGGACAAGCGGCGAGAACGAGACAGAGAGGCAGAAAGACGCAAAGAGAGTGACGATAAGAATCGAAAACACGAGAGAGAAAGTCACAAGGTTTGTCTGAAAATCAAGAAAACTCTTCATGTAGCCAATAGATGTTTCTTATTGGAGAATAAATGTCTGTGTTTAAAGGAGAGAATATCAGAAGTACCACCAAAAGACACAGAGGAAGAGTCCAGAACAACAGCTGTAagttctttatacttttacacACTatattcttcttaaaaaaaagttgatagtAATCTCTGTTAATTTGTATTaagaatatttttctttctatttaccCACCTCTTATTCTTGGAAGGAACCAGAGGAGACTGATGAGGTATTCAGTCCGATAGAAGAATGATTATAAGTGTGGGCCTAAATTTTGTAGTGTGGCTGTTTGGTTGTCATAATCTTCTCATCAATTGATGTCTGCTAGTGATAAATAGAATTCAAGTGTAATGTTTAAAATAGCTATATTTTGGAAACTAGTCCTACTTGTCATAAAGTTGTGTTTTTGTGCGAACAGCCTGCAGACAATGTTGAAAACCAGGTAACTTTACCACAAATAATTTGCCTTATCATTAGTCTTTCAGaaaattattgacattttttattacaGTGGGTGAATTTGACCTTtcacaataatataaaaaagcCATTGGTTTTATGTAGATAGTTGGACAGATGGCTCTAGTCTAAATAAATAGAATCCTATTTTCTATAGGCCTCACAAGTTGACAGTACAACAAAAATACCTCGGCCATCTTCTGCCAAAGGACAACGGAGGAAACCTAGAATTGCAGGACATGGTAAGTATGCTTTTACCTCACTAAATATGTctatttcatgtttattttgtattccTTCATTATTTTTCCCCAACTTTGTGCAAATTTTTATTCTCATTCTCAACAGATGAATCTGACAGTGATGGCGGTAAGTATTCACACTCAATTTGATATAATTTTTGCTCAAACTTGTAAATTAAACACCAGTTTGCTGCCCTTTTGCAGATGCTCAGCTTCCCAAGGACAGCGTGGAAGCAGGCACCACATTTCCAAGTCAAATGTAATGACAACAACTGCTCCTTTTGCTTTtacacaaaattattattttgcaaACTAGAAAAGAAAGATCAATAtcttcaattttattttgtatcagTAAGCGAACCACACGACCCGGCAGCGCTCGTGCGGCTCCTCCTCTAGTCAAGAAACAAGAAAGCTTTGTCGAAGGACCCCATGTTGAAAGGTGACCTGACAGTGTGCTGTTTTCTGTgtttgttatttctttttaattgttggAAACATACTTACAAAATTGCAACACTATTGACTCTGTTATTATCTCTTTTTCAGGCTTTCTAGTGCATTAGTCATTAGGGAGGGAAAGAAGCCAtctgatgatgaagatgaggaagatgaaCAGTTTCTTGTGGGTGAGGCTGTCCCTGAACCGGCAAATGCTGATGAGAAGGTCACTAATAAATTAATACACTCACATATTAGCATTATTTGTTGATCTGCATTCAAATAAcacattaatttgttttctttttccttacAGGAACCTGCACAAATCCTTTATAGTGACGAACAACATGGTAGTAATGTTATTTTCCTCTTTGTTATTTGCAAggaattattattttctaattgTCTTTTCATTCTGCTGAATATTTCTGTTAATGCAGGCGGACTCGTGAAAAAAATCCTCGAAACCAAAAAAGATTTTGAGCCTTCATCGTCGTCCTCCATGAAATCAAAAGAGGTACTGTCCAGCGTGCTGGCGTTTCCGTATTTGTCCACAAGAGGGCGCACTTTACCAATCTTGTCAGAGTACTGGGTCTATCAATGAGTTTAATCAGACGTTTGCAAAATGTCTCCAAATGGCAACTGCCTTTGAAATGTACCGTGCAACCCTGGTTATTATCACGCAGAGGAGATGTAAACAAAGTTGGTGTCGAGGTGCAATTACGCTGCCTCCAAACCACAAAAATGTTCCCCTCCAAGTAATGCCGAAGGTCTAATATCCTGACAGGCAAGTGTGGCTTCACGTGGACCACACACGTACGCAACTGATGCACACATTAAGATGTCTGGAGCTAAATATGTTCTGGTCTTTCTCAATACCTTTTACAAAGGTCCAAATACAAAAACACTTCTGCTTTATGTGATAAAATAGTCGCCAACTCGGCATCTCGTTTCATAACGAGTGTTTTTGAGATTTAATCTGCATTGGgaggaaaataaaatgcaacatttctgTTCAAGTGGTTGGTGGTTGAGTTGTATATTGACTTTTAAGATTTGTTGACCCGTCTAGGTCAGAATTGGGGGACGTTTTCTATATTTCTTAGAGGTATGTGTACCTGACTCCCACTAAAAAGCAACCACCACCAGCCACAAATTATTTTTACAGTTCAAATGAAATAAGGCAGCATATAATGTTAGTTTATTTAGCATTTGTCTTTATGCAATCCATCAACTCTTACTCTATCAGATCAAACTAAATAATAGTCTCCATTTGAACAGAAACCTATCATTCTATGACACACAGTATAGTAACTAGTAGtttgatttttacaaaaaacaatgaCCAAGCCCATCAAAATTATGTAAATTGGCATTTGCTATTTGTCACTGTTCAAAAGAGTCAtgtgtggctcgggagccgcagGTTGCTGACTCCCAAAGATGTTGAAAACTGTGGgtgtccttcattttttttgtcagcgtAGTTGTTAGTCGAGCTGCATTTGGACTCTAGCTGTGTTAAAAAGGGATTGTGTATGTTTCTGCATCATTGTCTTGAGTCGCATATGAGCGTCTCGTCAGCAGTATTTCATTGTTGTTGCACACGTGAGAGTTTTGTCTGCTTTGGGTGGTCCTCTCCATTGAAGCGCACTCTCCCTCGTCCCTTCCGAGCCCACCCCTAACTGTTTTGGACTGTCATTCATGGAGAGAGGCCCCCTCGACCATGGCCTCTGATGTCATTGTTATGAAACACATCTCAGGTTCGATGTCAGCCAACAAGGAtcgtcatttcatttttatttaaaataccaCCCCCCTAACCAAATCTATTTCTTTAtacccaaaatttaaaaaaaaatagaccttGTCGGGTTTATGCACTCCTTTTTTCTAATTGAATCTTCTCGGTTTTCAGTGTCAAAACACACATCTCAGACTAGCCAGTGCGGTTTCCAAAGATAGACTGGAACAGGTATGCGCGCTGGTCGGTCGTATTGAGGAGACCCCTCCCATGTCAGCTGCGTATAGAACTAAAATGACTTCCTTCCTGACATGAAAGTACGCAGACGTCAGTTTAATGGAGTCATTTTTCCTGGTGTAATCACGGTAGAGCGTGCcggttaaaaaatgtaaatattgaacTTGCTCATTCCTGGTTTTATGTCGGGTTTGAAATTTCAGACGCCGCAATTCGTCACTGAGTGCTTTGACCTCAGAGCAGAAATGCTGACGTTTGTGTCTGATTAAAATGCAGTTGGGAATTGACATTACTGTAGGTTGTCTCCAACTAATCAAATTCTACTAACACAAGCAGTAAGACATTTCATGTCGTATGTTTGTGGACTCGGCCTGGCCTTGACCCCATTGGGGGCTCTTGTATATTTACCTCATTTAAGATCCTTGTTCTTTTTACGTGCACATAATTTACCTCTCAAAGCTGCTACGTTTTTGTAAGAATTTTCTGCGCTCTTTCCCCCCCGTCTCTGAAATTTGGCTCGATGACGGTTTGTAACATATAAATAAACCCCGTGACTCACAAATGGACGGTTGTTGAGTGAGCGCCACAGAGCGAGAGGAAAAGGGGTTGGAATACTCTGTAGAGTTgtcgaaaaaataaatattctgcTCTGCAACGCTTCATAAACATGGAGGGGCAGAGCACTGGTGTATTTCTGGAGCGCATCAGGAAATTAACCTGACATTCAATTAATCATGTTCATTCTTTGGGTGTTTCAATATCTTATGCTATTGGTATTTGTGGAATTTCACTTCAAGTCAGGAGGAGAATGATAAGGACGTTATATTAAGTGGGACGATTATGGGTCGTcatgagaaaatgaaaaaaaggaaattccaTTCTTTTCCGACTTTTtagtatagatgtaaattaaatttcctgatgtcccccttttaaataaaaaatttaattttttaatcatttttttcagtttttagttaagaaatcattttgtaaaatctaaaaatatttataaaaaaaaagctcaaataaacgttgttttagatcccaaaaaaaactgaatatattcagggattttaatccatttgtaaaaaaaaaataagtaaatctAAAtaaacccgagtctgacacccttaataTAAGGAATGTCTCTTTCAAAGTCACCCTCGAAAGGCAAAGTATTTCCTTTTTCTCACTTATTATGCCAACATTTCCAATGTTAAGTAAATGGAATACAACATGGCACATTTTCCCTATCTGATTTGTAGACATCTATTGTGCACGCCACCCAATGATTAATGTTATACAAGAGAAAGGACTTAAACTTTTCGCAAGTAAAAATGTGAACACCAGACCCTGTATCATGTGCATTGCGCCGACCAAACCGAAATCCTGGAGGAACCGCGATGTTTATGTAGCTGCAGGGTTCTCACCCAGTGCAAAGCCACCCACCTCGACGGTGAACCGCCAGTCCCAAGCTTTTCAACCCTTGAATTCGGagaactccaaaaaaaaaggatggcaaACTCACAAGCTTGATGTACTTTCTGCAAACACCGCGACTGAATAGTCAACATTGTTTACCCGTGTGACCTcgcccttttcccccctcccatcCCCGGGAAGGAAAAGCCGTCGTTTAGCGTCTACCGCCCCGGCCGTGGCAGGTGTCTGCGCCGGCCGGGGTGGACGTGAGCCATGAGTCCAACTTGAAAGGCCCACTAAGTGTGGCGGTTGTTACTCAATACTGTAGTAAAATAACCTCGGTGCCACAGCTTGTTACTAAAATAAACAAGGACTGCGAGTGCAGGTGggggatttgtgtgtgtgtgtgtgtgtgtgtgtgtctttgcctGAATGTGTGTTTATGTCTGCATGGACGTGTGTGTCAGACTTCTTattcatacacacacgtataggCACACTTAGAGATTGTCGAGGCTTTCGGACAAGCCCAGCTGAGCAAACATCCTCGGGTTTGCAGCCAGTTAAGGGAGGTACTACTCCTACTTTTTGTCATCAAGGTCCCCCCACCCCAACCGTTTGACTCCAACCCATCTAGTTTGTAACATTGCAGTCTAACGTTTTTGCTTTGAAATCCTTAACTTTTAAATGAAgctgtcagtaaaattctattAATGTTATTATGGTTTTAAAGGAGTTGAATAATACTACAGTACTTAGAAttactcctgttttttttctatgaaggAAACTATAACTGATAAGGCCGAGAACAAAGTTGAGATGCACATTCCATAACACTCTCATAAAACATTTCTGTGTCACCATTTCACTCATGTTTTGAATCACTTTTATTCAACAAAATTGACCTCTTATGTCTTTTGCTTCTATATTCAGAAGTTGCTATCAGAAGAAGCCCTGAAGCAAGAGAAGGACTTGGTCTCCAGGGAGGTGGAACGTCTGCGTGCGTCCATCCAGTTGGTGTGTCAGAGCGCGCTACCTTTGGGGAAGATCATGGACTACGTGCAGGAGGACATTGACGCCATGCAAGTGGAGCTCCAAAGTTGGCGTAGGGAGAACAAGGAACATGCACAGGCTTTGTTAGAAGCACAGAAGTAAGAACACACTACATTATCactccaaaaagaaaaatgctataCTACAATGACTCTTCTTTTGTCTGAATTTCCCATTcccattcatttcaatgtttCCTGCTTGTACAGAGCGACAGAATGGGCGTTAGAACCTCTTAAAGCAGAACTTTATGAGCTTGACCAAAAGATGAAAGATTGCCAGGACAGCATTTGTGCAAAGAGGTCCAACATACTGCGAAATGAAGAGGAGATTCAGAAGAAGCTTACTGGAAtcatctcctcctcttcctcggaCTAATGTGAGAAATCTATTCCTcttaactcattttctgaaccactttatcctcacaagggttgcgaagggtgctggagcctatcccagctaaggtGGGGGGACACACCCTGGGTtgatggccaaccaatcgcagggtccaaggggacaaacaaccattcacgctcacactcatacctaggggcaattttagagtgtctaatcagcctaccatgcttgtcttcggaatgtgggaggaaagcggagtacccggagaaaacccacgcaagcctgaggagaacatgcaaactccacacaggtggacacaaaaaaatctgtttgtGGGGCACGGTTGACTTTGCAGTCTTGATAGTGCAAAACTCCAAAATAAGCAATAATGAAtgttttcttccattttcaaGATTATTTTTGCCACTATTCCGATCTGGATGAATGTATACTAAGTATAACTGGTCACAAAAAGGCAACTCCATGACCTCCTTCCGTTTATACTCGACATTTATTGGTCTCTCTGGGATATTAAAATACAGCTGAGATGGCACATTTAGATTATTCAGTTTTATTCCAAATATTGTATCACTTCACAAGCTTTTCCTGCAATAGTTCTATTTTGTTCAAGTAGTGTTTGTTTTCAGGCACAGCTGCACTTTTATGTGTAAATAGTGACGTTAGcgattattttatcattatgaTTACAATGTAAGAGTCTATAAACATACTAATTATTGATTATCTGGAGGGATGAATGACAATTTACAGTCAAATTTGGAAAGAAAACCATCTACTCATGAAATTGTGAACATTGTgcacagcaaagcaaaagcttaaaagtacaaagcaaatcaaagtaaatagaatcatcaaaacattaagacataaaaggaGCAAAAACATGATGTTTTATAATTCAAAAGTTTCTAGTGGCGCTACAGATTCCCAATTAGAATGTGGTAAGTTTTCTGCTTTTGAGTTTACCGTTTTTGTGTGAGGTTTTAGGTCTGCTTttagcaaaataaaacaaaaacatctgctCCACTTCAGATCACTGTCAGTCATATCTACTGAAATTACTGTCATAGTCTTGTTTTGTGGCTTAGAAATGTTACTATCTGTGTAACTATGCTTCTCATCTATAATAATAGGTTTTTAAAATTAGGTTGAATGTGTGGTAGTTTACCTAAAATGCTGGAATTTAAATGATTGTACTTTAATGTAAAACTAACCACATCAAATAATTTATCACAACTATTAAGTCcgaatttattttatgttaaggCAGCAAATATTTCTTCCATAAGTGTATTGTAAAATAACTATGTAGACTGTATATGATGTACATGTAGAGATTGTATCGTAGTCcagaaaatgtagtttttttgtagtGAAGTATAACAATAAATGATTGCCACAAATTTATCCTGGATTAACATTAACATTTACACCCCATGTAGAGACCTAAAACAGCTGCCACCACACACAAAACATACTAAAATGCCactttaattactttttaaagcCGATCCTAGCATGTAAGTCAAAAGATTCAAGTGGGTGCGCCTCACTGGAGGCACCTGCTCTCAGCTTCATCTTCAACAGGTGGATTGGAACCGCATTGAGCAGCTCAATGGAAGACCATCAGTTTGAAGCCTTTCTAatacccccacccccaaaaaaagctgaTTTGACTTTTGAGATCCACAATGGTTGAAGTTGCTAATGAGCGACTACACTTTTCAGCGCAGTAAAGTAGCCCCATAAACCCTTTAAGCTTTTATATTGACCTTGCTTTATGTTTTTAACGTCGGCCTCACTTTGTCTAAATGTAATACAGGGCACCCATTTAAGAAGAAAGGGCCTTTATGGGTTTGATTTTCTGCAGTTTGATCAATAGGGATGTCtatagctgtcaatggcagtgaaagggGTAATCCCAGAATAATCTAGCGGTATAAAAGATATTGTGATAcagatttgtatttatttgtaacattttaaaatgtgttttgtatactaaaacattgaaaagcagtgtaggctgaatttaagcttcttgtgcgggccatgTTCTTTTTCCTTAGGATTTTTAGGGgtgagccaataaaaactgaatagttGGTGTCCATTGCCATAATTTGGACGCATGTCTTCATGATTGGTTCATTTAATGgttgatttacttttttttattttatctgtaaAGCCCAAACCACAAAACAATTGAGTCTGTTTTAGTGTCCTGTCTCTTTAAATTATCTACCCGGAAGAAACGTGGTTAGCTCACTGACGCGCGTCCGTACCATCAACTTTGTTTGGTTTCATGCCCCTCGCCTCTCCTCGTTGCTCGGATCCCCGTTTCAAGCAGAAGACCCCCACGCCCCTCTGCCGGACCACCAAGCAT
Above is a window of Stigmatopora nigra isolate UIUO_SnigA chromosome 11, RoL_Snig_1.1, whole genome shotgun sequence DNA encoding:
- the LOC144204020 gene encoding TRAF3-interacting protein 1-like; amino-acid sequence: MATINCVILKKTQSMLGKVIKKPALTEKLLSKPPFRYLHDIFTEVIRTTGFMKGLYKENELKSECVKDKEMKMAFLQKAIDLVVLVTGEPLTVRPAQIVAGHEPERTNELLQAIAKCCLNKMSSKEAVKRILAPEKLEVKAKESISKPQEIVEGREFQPDRQEKKPTDHSEARLEKDPEAPREQERQRRETEREHHHERERSTRNHRREHQESPKDGDQEIKRHDKDKYEAQSNEKEKIQDKENNKKREKERKKAKGADRETSPSSWTTTPTRTCQSSSARGPRRKNTIGDESDNEGEHQRTQNFLNKESGDTGGAPSLPSEVSHSNNRNSRPSSARLGPPPVKKPESFSEGLPADRLSSIKTSVIRDGKKLSDDDDEEDEQFLVAEAAPEPADTQEKESAQGLNSQEKHGGLVKKILETKKDYELSPSSNKSKEKSEESRKQEQDLVTREIERLRASIQSVCQSALPLGKIMDYVQEDIDAMQAELQSWRRENKEHSQALMQEQKATDLAVEPLKAELGELDQQMKDYQDRICAVRSNILMNEENIQKKLVSIISPRS
- the LOC144204195 gene encoding TRAF3-interacting protein 1-like isoform X1, with the translated sequence MNASIVKKTQDALGRVIKKPPLTEKLLSKPPFRYLHDIFTEIIRTTGFLKGLYKDNELKSDNVKDKDTKIAFLQKAIDVVTLVSGEPLAAKPARIVAGHEPEKTNELLQVIAKCCLNKLSSEEAVKRVLSGDKVDLKIKPTSKSQDKENREGREHQSAEREEKKRIERSGSREDKDPDHPRESERQRRDGERDHRHDRERSGKNHRRERDRSRERAPDKDKDKRRGKHIDKEKDKEHEREQDNSQDRTRGRDSQRDPERSRDKRRERDREAERRKESDDKNRKHERESHKERISEVPPKDTEEESRTTAEPEETDEPADNVENQASQVDSTTKIPRPSSAKGQRRKPRIAGHDESDSDGDAQLPKDSVEAGTTFPSQIKRTTRPGSARAAPPLVKKQESFVEGPHVERLSSALVIREGKKPSDDEDEEDEQFLVGEAVPEPANADEKEPAQILYSDEQHGGLVKKILETKKDFEPSSSSSMKSKEKLLSEEALKQEKDLVSREVERLRASIQLVCQSALPLGKIMDYVQEDIDAMQVELQSWRRENKEHAQALLEAQKATEWALEPLKAELYELDQKMKDCQDSICAKRSNILRNEEEIQKKLTGIISSSSSD
- the LOC144204195 gene encoding TRAF3-interacting protein 1-like isoform X2, with the protein product MNASIVKKTQDALGRVIKKPPLTEKLLSKPPFRYLHDIFTEIIRTTGFLKGLYKDNELKSDNVKDKDTKIAFLQKAIDVVTLVSGEPLAAKPARIVAGHEPEKTNELLQVIAKCCLNKLSSEEAVKRVLSGDKVDLKIKPTSKSQDKENREGREHQSAEREEKKRIERSGSREDKDPDHPRESERQRRDGERDHRHDRERSGKNHRRERDRSRERAPDKDKDKRRGKHIDKEKDKEHEREQDNSQDRTRGRDSQRDPERSRDKRRERDREAERRKESDDKNRKHERESHKERISEVPPKDTEEESRTTAEPEETDEASQVDSTTKIPRPSSAKGQRRKPRIAGHDESDSDGDAQLPKDSVEAGTTFPSQIKRTTRPGSARAAPPLVKKQESFVEGPHVERLSSALVIREGKKPSDDEDEEDEQFLVGEAVPEPANADEKEPAQILYSDEQHGGLVKKILETKKDFEPSSSSSMKSKEKLLSEEALKQEKDLVSREVERLRASIQLVCQSALPLGKIMDYVQEDIDAMQVELQSWRRENKEHAQALLEAQKATEWALEPLKAELYELDQKMKDCQDSICAKRSNILRNEEEIQKKLTGIISSSSSD
- the LOC144204195 gene encoding TRAF3-interacting protein 1-like isoform X3 — translated: MNASIVKKTQDALGRVIKKPPLTEKLLSKPPFRYLHDIFTEIIRTTGFLKGLYKDNELKSDNVKDKDTKIAFLQKAIDVVTLVSGEPLAAKPARIVAGHEPEKTNELLQVIAKCCLNKLSSEEAVKRVLSGDKVDLKIKPTSKSQDKENREGREHQSAEREEKKRIERSGSREDKDPDHPRESERQRRDGERDHRHDRERSGKNHRRERDRSRERAPDKDKDKRRGKHIDKEKDKEHEREQDNSQDRTRGRDSQRDPERSRDKRRERDREAERRKESDDKNRKHERESHKERISEVPPKDTEEESRTTAASQVDSTTKIPRPSSAKGQRRKPRIAGHDESDSDGDAQLPKDSVEAGTTFPSQIKRTTRPGSARAAPPLVKKQESFVEGPHVERLSSALVIREGKKPSDDEDEEDEQFLVGEAVPEPANADEKEPAQILYSDEQHGGLVKKILETKKDFEPSSSSSMKSKEKLLSEEALKQEKDLVSREVERLRASIQLVCQSALPLGKIMDYVQEDIDAMQVELQSWRRENKEHAQALLEAQKATEWALEPLKAELYELDQKMKDCQDSICAKRSNILRNEEEIQKKLTGIISSSSSD